Proteins encoded within one genomic window of Bermanella sp. WJH001:
- a CDS encoding AraC family transcriptional regulator, protein MHAPSEPTVGLASAQAIIDFFLQFNMDSHALAKELGIDETLLSEADQRLPLSIYHAIWGLAVQKSQCPELGLSIAQNEGIEDLGLVAHVVYNSATLKEGLEHYIRLFSVVNEAIELECEIINKRCHLRYIYKSPEFYNIPDIERTLAIVVLRTIKAVGLESRFYEVKFQHSKPEYANKFEDVFPCKVNFDQAQCEVVFDSKMLNMKPKRRNPHMRVATLNYANQILSRLFKRSITSKVKRLIEKNLSDGSFDAEQTAKLLNMSRQTLYRKLKNDDSSYSDLVDEVKQNKAFYLLKQTQLPLTVIAYDLGFSELSAFTRAFKRWTSQTPAEYRKQALGKGSRV, encoded by the coding sequence ATGCATGCGCCATCTGAACCCACGGTTGGGTTAGCCTCAGCCCAAGCCATCATTGATTTCTTTCTCCAGTTCAACATGGATAGTCATGCACTCGCAAAAGAGCTAGGCATAGACGAAACACTGCTTAGCGAAGCAGACCAGCGCCTCCCTCTCAGCATCTATCACGCCATTTGGGGCCTAGCCGTACAAAAAAGCCAATGCCCTGAACTAGGGTTAAGCATCGCTCAAAATGAAGGCATCGAAGACTTAGGGCTTGTGGCCCACGTGGTATACAACAGTGCTACCCTCAAAGAAGGATTAGAGCACTACATTCGTTTATTTAGTGTGGTTAATGAAGCCATCGAACTGGAATGTGAGATCATCAATAAACGCTGCCACTTGCGTTATATTTATAAATCCCCTGAGTTCTACAACATCCCAGATATTGAGCGCACCCTTGCCATTGTGGTGCTGCGCACCATCAAAGCCGTCGGATTAGAAAGCCGTTTTTATGAAGTAAAATTTCAACACAGTAAACCTGAGTACGCCAACAAGTTTGAAGATGTATTTCCATGCAAAGTAAACTTTGATCAAGCCCAATGTGAGGTCGTGTTTGACAGCAAAATGCTCAATATGAAACCCAAACGCCGTAACCCACACATGCGCGTTGCTACACTGAACTATGCCAACCAAATTTTATCTCGCCTGTTTAAACGCAGCATTACCAGCAAGGTCAAACGACTCATTGAAAAAAACTTAAGTGATGGCTCATTTGACGCAGAACAAACCGCCAAACTGCTCAATATGAGTCGACAAACCCTTTACCGTAAACTTAAAAATGACGACTCGTCATACAGCGACTTAGTTGATGAGGTAAAACAAAACAAAGCATTTTATCTACTCAAGCAAACACAACTACCACTAACTGTGATTGCTTACGACCTGGGGTTTTCTGAACTCAGTGCCTTCACCCGTGCATTTAAACGCTGGACCAGTCAAACACCAGCAGAATATCGAAAACAAGCACTAGGAAAAGGATCAAGGGTTTAA
- a CDS encoding cbb3-type cytochrome c oxidase subunit 3 — protein MDINDVRGLGTVFALIAFLGIIAWAYSSSRKNRFDDDADMIFKDEQIAQRTADAEREKDD, from the coding sequence ATGGATATTAACGACGTACGCGGTTTAGGTACTGTTTTCGCTTTAATCGCTTTTCTAGGCATCATCGCATGGGCTTATAGCTCATCTCGCAAAAATCGCTTTGACGATGATGCTGATATGATTTTTAAAGACGAACAAATCGCGCAACGTACAGCTGACGCAGAGAGAGAGAAAGATGACTGA
- the fabA gene encoding bifunctional 3-hydroxydecanoyl-ACP dehydratase/trans-2-decenoyl-ACP isomerase → MKYGKRSLRLHRAYQGIATCSQLKRVSDMSALAEVIDQDVQTLMDSVGGNSAQLPVGELRLLNHVPLMSDSGGRYGKGQVVTEMVIDPESWFFKCHFPDDPIMPGCLGIEGLWQSLGLYLALKGFKGKGRALGVSSLKFSGEVLPSAKCLQFQLHIRKVVERDWVIALADGEVLVDGKLIYEAKDLKVGIFPEVKNSEQNIGESK, encoded by the coding sequence ATGAAATACGGAAAGCGCAGTTTGCGTTTACATCGGGCATACCAAGGTATCGCCACATGCAGTCAACTTAAACGAGTAAGTGATATGTCGGCATTAGCAGAAGTGATTGATCAGGATGTTCAAACGTTAATGGACAGCGTCGGCGGTAATAGCGCGCAGCTACCGGTGGGTGAATTACGGTTGCTCAATCATGTGCCGCTTATGTCAGACAGTGGTGGCCGTTACGGTAAAGGGCAGGTGGTAACCGAAATGGTGATCGACCCTGAATCTTGGTTTTTTAAATGCCACTTCCCCGACGACCCCATTATGCCAGGCTGCTTAGGCATTGAAGGGCTGTGGCAAAGTTTAGGTTTGTATTTGGCCCTTAAAGGTTTTAAAGGCAAGGGCCGTGCGTTAGGTGTTAGCAGCTTAAAGTTTTCAGGTGAAGTATTGCCCAGCGCAAAATGTTTACAGTTTCAATTACACATTCGCAAAGTAGTCGAGCGAGACTGGGTCATTGCATTAGCCGATGGTGAGGTATTAGTAGACGGCAAGCTCATCTATGAAGCAAAGGATTTAAAAGTGGGTATTTTTCCAGAAGTGAAAAACTCAGAACAAAATATTGGGGAATCAAAATGA
- a CDS encoding antibiotic biosynthesis monooxygenase family protein, which translates to MIKVIIERNIAEGLELNYSDAIRTTLKAVLEAPGYISSQSLTDIHRPNHRLIVINWTSVQAWEKWQSSDERKAALANITPILEGDEKITVAEIR; encoded by the coding sequence ATGATCAAAGTAATCATTGAGCGTAATATCGCCGAAGGCCTAGAGTTAAACTATTCAGATGCCATTCGCACCACCCTAAAAGCGGTACTAGAGGCACCTGGTTATATTTCAAGCCAATCCCTGACAGACATCCACCGCCCAAATCACCGCCTAATCGTCATTAACTGGACATCGGTTCAAGCTTGGGAAAAATGGCAGTCATCTGATGAGCGCAAAGCAGCCCTGGCAAATATCACCCCTATTTTAGAAGGTGACGAAAAAATCACCGTAGCGGAAATCAGATAA
- the rlmM gene encoding 23S rRNA (cytidine(2498)-2'-O)-methyltransferase RlmM, whose translation MTQLILLCRQGFEAETAAEIQDIASQAGCFGYCKTQTDQGYVSFFAEDHQLKQLIEHVNFRQLIFVRQWLICGEAIELDSTDRVSSILQGLEGTPHCGEVELIHADTNEAKELSRLCKSLTGPLAATLRKKNKLSAKRNHKIPRLMIFFIDGQHAHVGYHFTNNACKWPDGILHLKFPKDAPSRSTLKLEEAWHWFIPKRQWGERLSAGMRAVDLGAAPGGWTWQLVKRSMMVDAVDNGPMKGDLMETGQVTHHEEDGFKFSPSKKVHWMVCDMAESPIKVAERMAHWVVNEWCRETVFNLKLPMKKRYQEVRQCLDLIEQKCKDADINVEISAKHLYHDREEITCHVRRLY comes from the coding sequence ATGACACAACTAATCCTGTTATGTAGACAGGGCTTTGAAGCGGAAACTGCCGCTGAAATACAAGACATCGCCTCGCAGGCTGGTTGTTTTGGTTACTGTAAAACTCAAACTGACCAAGGTTATGTCAGTTTTTTTGCAGAAGATCATCAGCTAAAACAACTGATTGAGCATGTGAATTTCCGCCAGCTTATTTTTGTACGCCAATGGTTGATTTGTGGTGAGGCAATCGAATTAGATAGTACAGACCGAGTATCGTCTATTTTACAAGGTTTAGAAGGCACGCCCCATTGTGGTGAAGTGGAATTGATTCACGCCGATACCAATGAGGCAAAAGAATTAAGCCGTTTATGTAAAAGTCTAACCGGCCCGCTAGCCGCGACGTTACGTAAGAAAAATAAATTAAGCGCAAAGCGTAATCATAAAATTCCGCGCTTAATGATATTTTTCATTGATGGCCAGCATGCCCATGTGGGTTATCACTTTACCAACAACGCCTGTAAATGGCCCGATGGCATCTTGCATTTAAAGTTTCCAAAAGATGCTCCCAGCCGTTCTACTTTAAAGCTAGAAGAAGCTTGGCACTGGTTTATACCAAAACGTCAGTGGGGAGAGCGCCTAAGTGCAGGTATGCGCGCGGTCGATCTAGGGGCGGCACCAGGTGGTTGGACATGGCAATTGGTCAAACGCAGCATGATGGTGGATGCCGTTGATAACGGCCCGATGAAAGGTGACCTAATGGAAACCGGTCAAGTGACACACCATGAAGAAGATGGTTTTAAATTTAGCCCAAGTAAAAAAGTGCATTGGATGGTCTGTGACATGGCCGAAAGCCCAATAAAAGTGGCCGAACGTATGGCCCACTGGGTGGTCAATGAATGGTGTCGTGAAACGGTGTTCAACTTAAAACTACCCATGAAAAAACGCTATCAAGAAGTGCGTCAATGTTTAGATTTAATTGAGCAAAAATGCAAAGATGCCGATATTAATGTCGAGATTTCAGCTAAACACTTGTATCACGACCGCGAAGAAATCACCTGTCACGTGCGCAGGCTTTACTAA
- the acpP gene encoding acyl carrier protein: protein MSDILQQVIEVVVEQLGVEAGQVKPESHFIEDLGADSLDTVELLMALEEKFECEIDESSAEKLTRVQDIVDFIKTLEAA from the coding sequence ATGTCTGATATTTTACAACAAGTAATCGAAGTGGTAGTTGAGCAGTTGGGAGTAGAAGCGGGGCAGGTCAAACCTGAATCCCATTTTATCGAAGACTTGGGCGCTGATTCACTGGATACGGTAGAACTGTTAATGGCACTTGAAGAAAAGTTTGAGTGTGAAATCGACGAATCATCCGCCGAAAAATTAACCCGCGTACAAGATATTGTTGATTTCATTAAGACGCTAGAAGCGGCTTAA
- a CDS encoding beta-ketoacyl synthase N-terminal-like domain-containing protein, whose protein sequence is MNRVAIVGVGLVSSLGNDWQTVRDNLYLNNSGIRINESFIEKGLRSQISGHINCPEVENIDRKLRRFMGTNGEWCHVAMESAVKQSGISQEQLSSDDTTLIVGAGGVASDDLVDAINVLETSGIKRIGPYRVTREMGSAPSAQLATNFKIKGPSFSISSACATSAHCIGTCYQQIKMGLMKTAIAGGVDQAHWSHAMQFDGMGALSTQFNDQPEKASRPYDKNRDGFVISAGAGIVILEEWEHAKKRGANILGEIIGFGASSDGDNMVAPSGEGAERAIRLALKDAGIDTVDYINTHGTSTPRGDVTELKAIENVFKNSVPYISSTKSLSGHGLGAAGVHETIFSLIMMQEGFISACANADDIEPDIQHLPLVRQRLVHKIKTTLSNSFGFGGTNACLVIKAA, encoded by the coding sequence ATGAATCGCGTTGCAATCGTAGGTGTTGGATTAGTATCCAGTTTAGGTAACGACTGGCAAACCGTACGCGATAATTTGTACCTAAATAATAGTGGCATTCGTATTAACGAAAGTTTTATCGAAAAAGGATTACGCTCGCAAATAAGTGGCCACATTAATTGCCCAGAAGTCGAAAATATTGACAGAAAACTTCGCCGTTTTATGGGCACAAACGGTGAATGGTGCCATGTGGCAATGGAAAGCGCAGTCAAGCAATCGGGTATCTCTCAAGAGCAATTAAGCAGTGATGACACCACATTAATTGTTGGAGCGGGTGGAGTTGCCAGTGATGACTTAGTAGATGCCATTAATGTATTAGAAACTTCAGGCATAAAACGCATTGGCCCATACCGGGTTACACGGGAAATGGGCAGTGCACCCTCAGCGCAACTGGCCACTAATTTTAAAATTAAGGGGCCAAGTTTTTCGATTTCATCCGCATGTGCCACCAGCGCCCATTGCATTGGTACCTGCTATCAACAAATTAAAATGGGACTAATGAAAACCGCCATTGCAGGAGGCGTGGATCAAGCCCATTGGTCTCATGCCATGCAGTTTGATGGCATGGGCGCATTATCCACGCAATTTAATGACCAGCCTGAAAAAGCCTCACGTCCTTATGATAAAAACCGCGATGGTTTTGTCATCAGTGCAGGGGCAGGCATTGTGATTTTAGAAGAATGGGAACATGCCAAAAAACGTGGTGCCAATATTTTAGGTGAAATCATCGGCTTTGGTGCCAGTAGTGATGGCGACAACATGGTGGCCCCAAGTGGTGAAGGTGCCGAACGGGCCATTCGTCTAGCGCTTAAAGATGCGGGCATTGATACGGTTGATTACATCAACACCCACGGCACCAGTACCCCTCGCGGAGATGTCACCGAATTAAAAGCCATCGAAAACGTATTTAAAAACAGCGTGCCTTACATCAGCTCAACCAAATCTTTATCGGGTCATGGTTTAGGGGCGGCAGGAGTACACGAAACCATTTTTAGTTTAATCATGATGCAAGAAGGGTTTATCAGTGCCTGCGCCAATGCGGATGACATAGAGCCGGACATACAGCACCTGCCACTGGTTAGGCAGCGCTTAGTACACAAAATCAAAACCACATTAAGCAACAGCTTTGGTTTTGGTGGTACCAATGCCTGCCTGGTCATTAAAGCGGCATAA
- the fabV gene encoding enoyl-[acyl-carrier-protein] reductase FabV: MSYQPRIKNNICTNAHPVGCYYSVYQQVQNACDNKFQGMQGKTALVIGASSGIGLASRIALTFSAGMDTLGVYCDRAAQAHKYGSAGWYNNQAFEYYARRADKMALSCNQDAFQRNAKDWVVQKLQQSEKQIDVLVYSLAAPKRNIKGVGEYTSAIKPINASFSGKTLDVYKGEMREIEIPSASHDEIDATVKVMGGEDWQEWVNTLKKAGVLAPNFKTIAYSYLGPDQTQEIYGQGTLGRAKAHLHETAIALDQNLKKMGGSAHIGLLQALVTPSSSVIPSLPLYIAALNQEQKRANKYETTLQQVTRLLSQHVFKGSQTQLRLRVDDLERDSTIQANISALLNQVNNDNLHDLVDVDSLKQQFLQQFGFAYDFIDYGQKPDPLTPPAIHDFSQLVGMKKAG, from the coding sequence ATGAGTTATCAGCCAAGAATAAAAAATAATATTTGCACCAATGCACATCCAGTTGGGTGTTATTACAGTGTGTATCAGCAAGTGCAAAACGCCTGTGATAATAAGTTTCAAGGCATGCAGGGCAAAACCGCACTGGTCATTGGTGCAAGTTCTGGCATTGGTTTGGCTTCTCGTATTGCTCTTACATTTTCAGCCGGTATGGATACCTTAGGTGTGTATTGTGATCGCGCCGCACAAGCTCACAAATATGGCAGTGCAGGTTGGTATAACAACCAAGCATTTGAATATTATGCGCGCCGTGCAGATAAAATGGCGCTTAGTTGTAATCAAGATGCGTTTCAGCGCAACGCAAAAGATTGGGTGGTACAAAAATTACAGCAGTCAGAAAAACAAATTGATGTATTAGTCTATTCACTAGCCGCTCCAAAGCGAAACATAAAAGGGGTTGGGGAGTATACCAGTGCCATTAAACCCATTAATGCTAGTTTTAGTGGCAAGACCTTAGATGTTTATAAAGGTGAAATGCGCGAGATAGAAATCCCATCAGCCAGCCATGACGAAATAGACGCCACCGTAAAAGTGATGGGTGGTGAAGATTGGCAAGAATGGGTAAATACACTCAAAAAAGCCGGCGTACTGGCACCCAATTTTAAAACCATTGCATACAGTTATTTAGGCCCAGATCAAACCCAAGAAATTTACGGCCAAGGCACTCTCGGGCGTGCAAAGGCGCATTTACATGAAACGGCCATCGCACTGGATCAAAACTTAAAAAAAATGGGGGGCAGTGCGCACATAGGTTTGTTGCAAGCATTGGTGACACCATCCAGTTCGGTTATTCCCAGTTTGCCGCTTTATATTGCCGCGCTGAATCAAGAACAAAAACGCGCTAATAAATACGAAACCACATTACAACAAGTGACACGTTTATTATCGCAGCATGTATTTAAAGGCTCACAAACACAGTTGCGCTTACGGGTTGATGATTTAGAGCGAGATAGCACCATTCAAGCAAATATCAGTGCCCTATTAAACCAAGTGAACAATGATAACCTGCATGATTTAGTTGATGTGGACAGTTTAAAACAACAGTTTTTACAACAATTCGGTTTTGCTTACGACTTTATTGATTATGGTCAAAAGCCAGACCCACTAACACCGCCTGCCATTCATGATTTTTCCCAATTAGTGGGCATGAAAAAGGCAGGGTAA
- a CDS encoding alpha/beta family hydrolase, whose translation MLMVDGEQHPITCVFAHGAGAPMDSEFMQTMAQGLSQMGIRVVRFEFPYMQERRISGKKRPPNRQPELIDCFKQVLEQQTGPCVIMGKSMGGRMASILASETTDTENILGVLALGYPFHPQGKPEKLRIDHLPQVNVPMAIVQGTRDALGNKDEVEQLPIPKRLEFLWLEDGDHDLKPRVKSGFTHKQHLYQTIQFCADFIKRCY comes from the coding sequence ATGTTGATGGTAGATGGCGAACAGCATCCAATTACCTGTGTGTTTGCTCATGGTGCTGGTGCGCCCATGGACAGCGAATTTATGCAAACAATGGCTCAAGGGTTATCCCAAATGGGTATACGAGTGGTGCGTTTCGAATTCCCCTATATGCAAGAGCGTCGCATAAGTGGTAAAAAGCGTCCGCCGAATCGTCAGCCCGAGTTAATTGACTGCTTTAAACAGGTGCTCGAGCAACAAACAGGCCCTTGTGTGATAATGGGAAAATCCATGGGCGGCAGAATGGCGAGTATTTTAGCCAGTGAAACAACGGATACCGAAAACATTCTTGGGGTTCTGGCTTTAGGGTATCCGTTTCACCCACAAGGTAAACCCGAGAAGTTACGTATTGATCACTTGCCTCAAGTAAATGTACCTATGGCTATTGTGCAAGGGACCCGTGATGCACTAGGCAACAAAGATGAAGTTGAGCAGCTGCCTATTCCAAAACGTTTAGAATTTTTATGGCTTGAAGATGGTGACCATGATCTTAAGCCAAGAGTGAAAAGTGGTTTCACTCACAAACAACATTTATATCAGACAATTCAGTTTTGCGCCGATTTTATTAAGCGCTGCTATTAA
- the ccoN gene encoding cytochrome-c oxidase, cbb3-type subunit I, translated as MSTAIEHPTYNYKVVKYFAIMTVVWGIVGMSLGVLIASQLVWPELNFEIPYLTFSRLRPLHTNAVIFAFGGCALFATSYYVVQRTCQTRIFSDSLAMFTFWGWQAIIVAAAITLPLGLTSSKEYAELEWPIDIAITIVWVCYAIVFFGTIAKRSQPHIYVANWFFGAFIITIAVLHIFNSLSVPVSAFKSYSIYAGAIDAMVQWWYGHNAVGFFLTAGFLGIMYYFVPKQAERPVYSYRLSIVHFWALISIYVWAGAHHLHYSALPDWAQSAGMIMSLILLAPSWGGMINGMMTLSGAWHKLRTDPILRFLVVSLSFYGMSTFEGPMMAIKTVNALSHNTDWTVGHVHSGALGWVAMVSIGAIYNLLPVVLGKKQGEMYSTKLINIHFWLATIGTVLYIVAMWVNGIMQGLMWRAVNADGTLTYSFVESLEASYPGYFVRALGGAIFLSGMLIMAYNTYKTVRGANAEQQAKLAQA; from the coding sequence ATGAGCACTGCTATTGAGCATCCAACCTATAACTATAAGGTGGTAAAATATTTTGCCATCATGACTGTGGTCTGGGGTATCGTGGGCATGTCCCTAGGTGTCCTGATTGCTTCACAACTTGTTTGGCCTGAGCTGAACTTTGAGATCCCGTACCTGACGTTCTCTCGTTTACGTCCGTTACATACTAATGCGGTTATTTTCGCATTCGGCGGCTGCGCCCTTTTTGCTACCTCTTACTATGTAGTTCAACGCACCTGTCAAACTCGTATCTTTTCTGATTCTTTAGCGATGTTTACCTTTTGGGGCTGGCAAGCAATTATTGTTGCGGCTGCGATCACCCTTCCTTTAGGTCTAACGTCTTCAAAAGAATACGCTGAACTAGAATGGCCTATCGATATAGCCATTACGATTGTTTGGGTGTGTTACGCCATTGTGTTCTTTGGCACAATCGCTAAGCGCTCTCAGCCACATATTTATGTTGCCAACTGGTTCTTTGGTGCGTTCATCATCACCATCGCTGTTTTACACATTTTCAACAGCCTTTCTGTACCAGTAAGTGCGTTTAAATCTTATTCGATTTATGCCGGTGCAATTGATGCAATGGTTCAGTGGTGGTACGGCCATAACGCGGTAGGTTTCTTCTTAACGGCTGGTTTCCTAGGTATTATGTACTACTTCGTTCCTAAGCAAGCTGAGCGTCCAGTTTACTCTTACCGTTTATCGATTGTTCACTTCTGGGCGTTGATCTCTATCTACGTTTGGGCCGGTGCTCACCACTTGCACTACTCTGCTCTTCCAGACTGGGCGCAATCTGCCGGTATGATTATGTCTTTGATTCTTCTTGCGCCTTCTTGGGGTGGCATGATCAACGGTATGATGACCCTTTCAGGTGCTTGGCATAAGCTTCGTACTGACCCTATCTTACGTTTCTTGGTTGTTTCTTTGTCTTTCTACGGTATGTCTACCTTCGAAGGCCCAATGATGGCAATCAAAACGGTAAACGCTTTATCCCACAACACTGACTGGACCGTAGGTCACGTGCACTCTGGTGCCCTAGGTTGGGTGGCGATGGTGTCTATTGGTGCTATTTATAACCTTCTACCAGTTGTTCTAGGTAAGAAACAAGGTGAAATGTACTCAACTAAGTTGATCAACATTCACTTCTGGTTAGCCACTATCGGTACTGTACTTTACATTGTTGCTATGTGGGTTAACGGTATTATGCAGGGTCTAATGTGGCGCGCAGTGAACGCTGATGGCACATTAACTTATAGCTTCGTTGAATCTCTAGAAGCTTCTTACCCAGGTTACTTTGTTCGTGCCTTAGGTGGCGCCATCTTCTTAAGCGGTATGCTTATTATGGCTTACAACACCTATAAAACGGTACGCGGTGCCAACGCCGAACAACAAGCTAAGTTAGCGCAAGCATAA
- the ccoO gene encoding cytochrome-c oxidase, cbb3-type subunit II, with the protein MKHDIVEKNLPLMIVLIVIAISWGALAEIVPLFFLKETTEPVEGLKPLTAVELEGRDIYIREGCHVCHTQMIRPFRAETERYGHYSLAGEHVYEHPFLWGSKRTGPDLARVGQRYSDDWHRAHLYNPRDVVPSSNMPAFPWLFENKVDGRDTPKKMEALRFVGVPYTDEQIAGAKDAADGVREIDALVVYLQQLGTVLTQKR; encoded by the coding sequence ATGAAACACGATATCGTCGAAAAGAACCTACCGCTAATGATTGTGCTGATTGTCATTGCAATCAGCTGGGGTGCATTAGCTGAAATTGTTCCTTTATTCTTCTTGAAAGAAACCACTGAGCCAGTTGAAGGCCTTAAGCCTTTAACTGCAGTTGAATTAGAAGGTCGTGACATCTACATCCGTGAAGGTTGTCACGTTTGTCACACCCAAATGATTCGCCCATTCCGTGCTGAAACAGAACGTTATGGTCATTACTCTCTTGCAGGTGAGCACGTATATGAGCACCCATTCCTATGGGGTTCTAAGCGTACTGGTCCTGACTTGGCTCGTGTTGGTCAACGTTACTCTGACGATTGGCACCGCGCTCACTTGTATAATCCTCGTGACGTTGTTCCATCTTCAAACATGCCTGCTTTCCCATGGTTGTTTGAGAATAAAGTTGATGGCCGAGATACTCCTAAGAAAATGGAAGCTCTGCGCTTCGTTGGTGTGCCATACACAGACGAACAAATTGCTGGTGCTAAAGATGCGGCTGACGGCGTTCGTGAAATCGACGCGCTTGTTGTCTATCTGCAACAGCTTGGCACAGTTCTAACCCAAAAACGGTAG
- the ccoP gene encoding cytochrome-c oxidase, cbb3-type subunit III yields MTELTTFWHIWVSVIVIGSMIASGALIIITKRGQKFDEETDQTTGHSFDGIDELDNPLPKWWMYFFWSTIVFGFAYILIYGVGDWTGFSKWSSIGQWENEVAKAEEKYQPYYDKLTAMSIEELATNEEALATGQRIYASNCSICHGPTASGSEGFPNLTDNDWLYGGSPAAIKHTILAGRNGAMPANGLKPDMTDTQRTDIVAHVLSLSGREGSGDATKGKALYAQACAACHGGDGKGMQAIGAPNLTDNIWLYGGSEAKIDFTIRHGRAGVMPAWKEILGEDKVHVVSAYVYSLSQKQD; encoded by the coding sequence ATGACTGAACTAACAACCTTTTGGCACATATGGGTAAGTGTCATTGTAATAGGCTCCATGATCGCTTCTGGTGCCCTGATTATTATCACCAAACGTGGTCAAAAATTTGATGAAGAGACCGACCAAACTACGGGCCACTCTTTTGATGGTATCGACGAATTAGATAACCCACTACCTAAGTGGTGGATGTACTTCTTCTGGTCAACCATCGTATTTGGTTTTGCTTACATTCTTATTTACGGTGTTGGCGACTGGACGGGCTTCTCTAAGTGGAGCTCGATTGGCCAGTGGGAAAACGAAGTGGCAAAAGCTGAAGAAAAATATCAGCCTTACTACGACAAGTTAACCGCCATGAGCATTGAAGAACTGGCAACCAATGAAGAAGCATTGGCAACTGGTCAGCGCATCTATGCTTCTAACTGCTCTATTTGTCACGGCCCTACTGCTTCTGGTTCAGAAGGTTTCCCTAACCTTACTGATAACGATTGGCTATACGGCGGCAGCCCTGCTGCGATCAAGCACACTATTCTTGCTGGTCGTAACGGTGCAATGCCTGCAAACGGCTTAAAACCAGACATGACTGACACCCAGCGTACTGACATCGTGGCTCACGTATTGTCTTTATCTGGCCGTGAAGGTTCTGGTGATGCAACTAAAGGTAAGGCTCTATACGCTCAAGCATGTGCTGCTTGTCACGGTGGTGACGGTAAAGGTATGCAAGCGATTGGCGCACCTAACTTGACCGACAACATCTGGTTGTACGGCGGTAGCGAAGCTAAGATTGATTTCACCATTCGTCATGGTCGTGCTGGTGTGATGCCTGCTTGGAAAGAAATCTTGGGTGAAGATAAAGTACACGTTGTTTCTGCATACGTTTATTCTTTGTCTCAAAAGCAAGACTAA